The following proteins are co-located in the Gorilla gorilla gorilla isolate KB3781 chromosome 18, NHGRI_mGorGor1-v2.1_pri, whole genome shotgun sequence genome:
- the LOC115933223 gene encoding serine/arginine repetitive matrix protein 2 isoform X9, translated as MPAQSRSRTQRRTVINTLADHHHRGTDFGGSPWLDIIIEFPRSYKVVIILWTVYLWLSFLKTIFQSEKGHDGSTDVQQRAWRSNRRRQEGLRSICMHTKKRVSSFPGNKIGRKDVITLWRHVKTKVTPKIRKMKVTAKINHHDKISGKRKTAKKQKMFQRAQELRRRAEDYHKRKIPPSARKPLCNWVRMAAAEHRHSSGLPHWPYLTAETLKNRMGHQPPPPTQQHSITDNSLSLKTRAECLVYPLPPSADDNLTTPPECFLTPLPPSAPPSADDNLKTPPLATQEAEAEKPPKPERERAADVEPPPKPERRRAADVQPSRKPERQRTTDVQPSRKPERRRAAVDKTPAEFLVYPLPPSADDNLETPLECLLAPLPPSRLSPAPPSADDKTPAEFLVYPLPPSADDNLETPLECLLTPLPPSPPPSAPPSADDNLKTPPLATQEAEAEKPPKPERQRAADVEPPPKPERRRAADVQPSRKPERRRAADVQPSRKPERRRTTDVQPSRKPERRRAAVDKTPAEFLVYPLPPSADDNLEMPLECLLTPLPPSPPPSAPPSADDNLKTPPLATQEAEAEKPPKPERQRAADVEPPPKPERRRAADVQPSRKPERRRAAVDKTPAEFLVYPLPPSADDNLEMPLECLLTPLPPSPPPSADDNLKTPPLATQEAEAEKPPKPERQRAADVEPPPKPERRRAADVQPSWKPERRRTTDVQPSRKPERRRAAVDKTPAEFLVYPLPPSADDNLEMPLECLLTPLPPSPPPSAPPSADDNLKTPPLATQEAEAEKPPKPERQRAADVEPPPKPERRRAADVQPSRKPERRRAAVDKTPAEFLVYPLPPSADDNLEMPLECLLTPLPPSPPPSADDNLKTPPLATQEAEAEKPPKPERQRAADVEPPPKPERRRAADVQPSWKPERRRTTDVQPSRKPERRRAAVDKTPAEFLVYPLPPSADDNLEMPLECLLTPLPPSPPPSAPPSADDNLKTPPLATQEAEAEKPPKPEKQRAADVEPPPKPERRRAADVQPSRKPERRRAADVQPSRKPERWRTTDVQPSRKPERRRAAVDKTPAEFLVYPLPPSADDNLEMPLECLLTPLPPSPPPSAPPSADDNLKTPPLATQEAEAEKPPKPERQRAADVEPPPKPERRRAADVQPSRKPERRRAAVDKTPAEFLVYPLPPSADDNLEMPLECLLTPLPPSPPPSADDNLKTPPLATQEAEAEKPPKPERQRAADVEPPPKPERRRAADVQPSWKPERRRTTDVQPSRKPERRRAAVDKTPAEFLVYPLPPSADDNLEMPLECLLTPLPPSPPPSAPPSADDNLKTPPLATQEAEAEKPPKPERQRAADVEPPPKPERRRAADVQPSRKPERRRAADVQPSWKPERRRTTDVQPSRKPERRRAAVDKTPAEFLVYPLPPSADDNLETPLECLLAPLPPSRLSPAPPSADDKTPAEFLVYPLPPSADDNLETPLECLLTPLPPSPPPSAPPSADDNLKTPPLATQEAEAEKPPKPERQRAADVEPPPKPERRRAADVQPSRKPERRRAADVQPSWQPERRRTTDVQPSRKPERRRAAVDKTPAEFLVYPLPPSADDNLETPLECLLAPLPPSRLSPAPPSADDKTPAEFLVYPLPPSADDNLETPLECLLTPLPPSPPPSAPPSADDNLKTPPLATQEAEAEKPPKPERQRAADVEPPPKPERRRAADVQPSRKPERRRAADVQPSWKPERRRTTDVQPSRKPERRRAAVDKTPAEFLVYPLPPSADDNLETPLECLLAPLPPSRLSPAPPSADDKTPAEFLVYPLPPSADDNLETPLECLLTPLPPSPPPSAPPSADDNLKTPPLATQEAEAEKPPKPERQRAADVEPPPKPERRRATDVQPSRKPERRRTADVQPSWKPERRRTTDVQPSRKPERRRAAVDKTPAEFLVYPLPPSADDNLETPLECLLTPLPPSPPSSAPPSADDNLKTPPLATQEAEAGKPPKPERERAADVEPPPKPERRRAADVQPALKPERRRAADVQPSRKPERRRAAVDKTPAEFLVYPLPPSADDNLKMPLECLLTPLPPSPPSSAPPSADDNLKTPPLATQEAEAEKPPKPERRSAADAQPSLKPERRSAADVQPSPKPERRRAADLESPPKPERRRAADLESPPKPERRRAADTQPSPKPERRRAADLESPPKPERRSAADLESPPKPERRRAADVQPSLKPERRSAADAQPSPKPERRRATDLESPPKLERRSAADAQPSPKPDRRRATDVESPPKLERRSAADAQPSPKPERRSAADAQPSPKPERRRAADLESPPKPERRRAADLESPPKPERRRAADAQPSPKPERRRAADAQPSPKPERRSAADTQPSPKPERRRAADAQPSPKPERRSAADAQPSPKPERRSAADAEPSSPEPKRRRVADEPPCKPPRKPKRRRAADRERPRKPPRKPKRWSAAEAQPSPKPERRSATDTEPPRKPKRRRAADRKPSSPEPKRRRVADVEPPHKPKRRRVADVRRPRKPPRKPKRWSAAKAQPSPKPEGRSAAEAQPSPKPEGRSAADAQPSPKPEGRSAADAQPSPKPEGRSAAEAQPSPKPEGRSAADAQPSPKPEGRSAADAQPSPKPEGRSAADAQPSPKPEGRSAADAQASPKPERRSAADLESPPQPERRSTADAQASPKSERRSAAEAQPSPKPERRSAADTQPSLKPERRSVADTQPSPKPERRSVADTQPSPKPERRSVADTQPSPKPERRSVADLESPPKPERRSAAEAQPSPKPERRSAADTQPSPKPERRSVADTQPSPKPERRSVADLESPPKPERRSAADLESPPKPERRSAAEAQPSPKPERRSAADTQSSSKPERRSVADTQPSPKPERRSAADTQPSPKPERRSVADTQPSPKPERRSVADLESPPKPERRSAADLESPPKPERRSAAEAQPSPKPERRSAADTQSSSKPERRSVADTQPSPKPERRSAADTQPSPKPERRSVADTQPSPKPERRSVADTQPSLKPERRSVADLESPPKPERRSAAEAQPSPKPERRSAADTQPSPKPERRSVADTQPSPKPERRSVADLESPPKPERRSAAEAQLSPKPERRSAADSQPSPKPKRRSAADTQPSSKPERRSAADAQLSPKPERQSAADAQPSPKPERRSAAADTQPSPKPERRSAADAQPSPKPERRSAAELESPPEPERRSAADAQPSPKPERRSAADAQPSPKPERRSAADAQPSPKPERRSAADAEPPRKRKRRRAADIELSSPEPKRRRIGDVERPRKPKRPRAADVEPSLPEPKRRRVGDVELPRKRKRPQAADVEPSLPEPKRRRLN; from the exons GAAAATGTTTCAACGTGCGCAAGAGTTGCGGCGGCGGGCAGAGGACTACCACAAACGCAAA ATCCCCCCTTCTGCAAGAAAGCCTCTTTGCAACTGG GTCAGAATGGCGGCAGCGGAGCATCGTCATTCTTCAGGATTGCCCCACTGGCCCTACCTCAcagctgaaactttaaaaaacaggatGGGCCACCAGCCACCTCCTCCAACTCAACAACATTCTATAACTGATAACTCCCTGAGCCTCAAGACACGTGCCGAAtgtctggtctatccccttccaccctcagcggatgataatctcacgACGCCTCCCGAGTgtttcctcactcctcttccaccctcagctccaccctcagcggatgataatctcaagacacctcccttagctactcaggaggctgaggcagaaaaaccacccaaacccgagagagagagggccgctgacgtggaaccaccaccgaaacccgagaggcggagggccgctgacgtgcaaccatcacggaaacccgagaggcagaggaccactgacgtgcaaccatcacggaaacccgagaggcggagggccgcagtggataagacacctgccgagtttctggtctatccccttccaccctcagcggatgataatctcgaaacgcctctcgagtgtctcctcgctcctcttccaccctcacgtctatccccagctccaccctcagcggatgataagacacctgccgagtttctggtctatccccttccaccctcagcggatgataatctcgaaacgcctctcgagtgtctcctcactcctcttccaccctcacctccaccctcagctccaccctcagcagatgataatctcaagacacctcccttagctactcaggaggctgaggcagaaaaaccacccaaacccgagagacagagggccgctgatgtggaaccaccaccgaaacccgagaggcggagggccgctgacgtgcaaccatcacggaaacccgagaggcggagggcggctgacgtgcaaccatcacggaaacccgagaggcggaggaccactgacgtgcaaccatcacggaaacccgagaggcggagggccgcagtggataagacacctgccgagtttctggtctatccccttccaccctcagcggatgataatctcgaaatgcctctcgagtgtctcctcactcctcttccaccctcacctccaccctcagctccaccctcagcggatgataatctcaagacacctcccttagctactcaggaggctgaggcagaaaaaccacccaaacccgagagacagagggccgctgacgtggaaccaccaccgaaacccgagaggcggagggccgctgacgtgcaaccatcacggaaacccgagaggcggagggccgcagtggataagacacctgccgagtttctggtctatccccttccaccctcagcggatgataatctcgaaatgcctctcgagtgtctcctcactcctcttccaccctcacctccaccctcagcggatgataatctcaagacacctcccttagctactcaggaggctgaggcagaaaaaccacccaaacccgagagacagagggccgctgacgtggaaccaccaccgaaacccgagaggcggagggccgctgacgtgcaaccatcatggaaacccgagaggcggaggaccactgacgtgcaaccatcacggaaacccgagaggcggagggccgcagtggataagacacctgccgagtttctggtctatccccttccaccctcagcggatgataatctcgaaatgcctctcgagtgtctcctcactcctcttccaccctcacctccaccctcagctccaccctcagcggatgataatctcaagacacctcccttagctactcaggaggctgaggcagaaaaaccacccaaacccgagagacagagggccgctgacgtggaaccaccaccgaaacccgagaggcggagggccgctgacgtgcaaccatcacggaaacccgagaggcggagggccgcagtggataagacacctgccgagtttctggtctatccccttccaccctcagcggatgataatctcgaaatgcctctcgagtgtctcctcactcctcttccaccctcacctccaccctcagcggatgataatctcaagacacctcccttagctactcaggaggctgaggcagaaaaaccacccaaacccgagagacagagggccgctgacgtggaaccaccaccgaaacccgagaggcggagggccgctgacgtgcaaccatcatggaaacccgagaggcggaggaccactgacgtgcaaccatcacggaaacccgagaggcggagggccgcagtggataagacacctgccgagtttctggtctatccccttccaccctcagcggatgataatctcgaaatgcctctcgagtgtctcctcactcctcttccaccctcacctccaccctcagctccaccctcagcggatgataatctcaagacacctcccttagctactcaggaggctgaggcagaaaaaccacccaaacccgagaaacagagggccgctgacgtggaaccaccaccgaaacccgagaggcggagggccgctgacgtgcaaccatcacggaaacccgagaggcggagggccgctgacgtgcaaccatcacggaaacccgagaggtggaggaccactgacgtgcaaccatcacggaaacccgagaggcggagggccgcagtggataagacacctgccgagtttctggtctatccccttccaccctcagcggatgataatctcgaaatgcctctcgagtgtctcctcactcctcttccaccctcacctccaccctcagctccaccctcagcggatgataatctcaagacacctcccttagctactcaggaggctgaggcagaaaaaccacccaaacccgagagacagagggccgctgacgtggaaccaccaccgaaacccgagaggcggagggccgctgacgtgcaaccatcacggaaacccgagaggcggagggccgcagtggataagacacctgccgagtttctggtctatccccttccaccctcagcggatgataatctcgaaatgcctctcgagtgtctcctcactcctcttccaccctcacctccaccctcagcggatgataatctcaagacacctcccttagctactcaggaggctgaggcagaaaaaccacccaaacccgagagacagagggccgctgacgtggaaccaccaccgaaacccgagaggcggagggccgctgacgtgcaaccatcatggaaacccgagaggcggaggaccactgacgtgcaaccatcacggaaacccgagaggcggagggccgcagtggataagacacctgccgagtttctggtctatccccttccaccctcagcggatgataatctcgaaatgcctctcgagtgtctcctcactcctcttccaccctcacctccaccctcagctccaccctcagcggatgataatctcaagacacctcccttagctactcaggaggctgaggcagaaaaaccacccaaacccgagagacagagggccgctgacgtggaaccaccaccgaaacccgagaggcggagggccgctgacgtgcaaccatcacggaaacccgagaggcggagggccgctgacgtgcaaccatcatggaaacccgagaggcggaggaccactgacgtgcaaccatcacggaaacccgagaggcggagggccgcagtggataagacacctgccgagtttctggtctatccacttccaccctcagcggatgataatctcgaaacgcctctcgagtgtctcctcgctcctcttccaccctcacgtctatccccagctccaccctcagcggatgataagacacctgccgagtttctggtctatccccttccaccctcagcggatgataatctcgaaacgcctctcgagtgtctcctcactcctcttccaccctcacctccaccctcagctccaccctcagcggatgataatctcaagacacctcccttagctactcaggaggctgaggcagaaaaaccacccaaacccgagagacagagggccgctgacgtggaaccaccaccgaaacccgagaggcggagggccgctgacgtgcaaccatcacggaaacccgagaggcggagggccgctgacgtgcaaccatcatggcaacccgagaggcggaggaccactgacgtgcaaccatcacggaaacccgagaggcggagggccgcagtggataagacacctgccgagtttctggtctatccacttccaccctcagcggatgataatctcgaaacgcctctcgagtgtctcctcgctcctcttccaccctcacgtctatccccagctccaccctcagcggatgataagacacctgccgagtttctggtctatccccttccaccctcagcggatgataatctcgaaacgcctctcgagtgtctcctcactcctcttccaccctcacctccaccctcagctccaccctcagcggatgataatctcaagacacctcccttagctactcaggaggctgaggcagaaaaaccacccaaacccgagagacagagggccgctgacgtggaaccaccaccgaaacccgagaggcggagggccgctgacgtgcaaccatcacggaaacccgagaggcggagggccgctgacgtgcaaccatcatggaaacccgagaggcggaggaccactgacgtgcaaccatcacggaaacccgagaggcggagggccgcagtggataagacacctgccgagtttctggtctatccacttccaccctcagcggatgataatctcgaaacgcctctcgagtgtctcctcgctcctcttccaccctcacgtctatccccagctccaccctcagcggatgataagacacctgccgagtttctggtctatccccttccaccctcagcggatgataatctcgaaacgcctctcgagtgtctcctcactcctcttccaccctcacctccaccctcagctccaccctcagcggatgataatctcaagacacctcccttagctactcaggaggctgaggcagaaaaaccacccaaacccgagagacagagggccgctgacgtggaaccaccaccgaaacccgagaggcggagggccactgacgtgcaaccatcacggaaacccgagaggcggaggaccgctgacgtgcaaccatcatggaaacccgagaggcggaggaccactgacgtgcaaccatcacggaaacccgagaggcggagggccgcagtggataagacacctgccgagtttctggtctatccccttccaccctcagcggatgataatctcgaaacgcctctcgagtgtctcctcactcctcttccaccctcacctccatcctcagctccaccctcagcggatgataatctcaagacacctcccttagctactcaggaggctgaggcaggaaaaccacccaaacccgagagagagagggccgctgacgtggaaccaccaccgaaacccgagaggcggagggccgctgacgtgcaaccagcactgaaacccgagaggcggagggccgctgacgtgcaaccatcacggaaacccgagaggcggagggccgcagtggataagacacctgccgagtttctggtctatcctcttccaccctcagcggatgataatctcaaaatgcctctcgagtgtctccttactcctcttccaccctcacctccatcctcagctccaccctcagcggatgataatctcaagacacctcccttagctactcaggaggctgaggcagaaaaaccaccgaaacccgagaggcggagcgccgctgacgcgcagccgtcgctgaaacccgagaggcggagcgccgctgacgtgcagccgtcgccgaaacctgagaggcggagggccgctgacctggaatcaccaccgaaacccgagaggcggagggccgctgacctggaatcaccaccgaaacctgagaggcggagggccgctgacacgcaaccatcaccgaaacccgagaggcggagggccgctgacctggaatcaccaccgaaacccgagaggcggagcgccgctgacctggaatcaccaccgaaacccgagaggcggagggccgctgacgtgcaaccatcactgaaacccgagaggcggagcgccgctgacgcgcagccgtcgccgaaacctgagaggcggagggccactgacctggaatcaccaccgaaactcgagaggcggagcgccgctgacgcgcagccgtcgccgaaacctgaCAGGCGGAGGGCCACTGAcgtggaatcaccaccgaaactcgagaggcggagcgccgctgacgcgcaaccatcaccgaaacccgagaggcggagcgccgctgatgcgcagccgtcgccgaaacctgagaggcggagggccgctgacctggaatcaccaccaaaacccgagaggcggagggccgctgacctggaatcaccaccgaaacccgagaggcggagggccgctgacgcgcaaccatcaccgaaacctgagaggcggagggccgctgacgcgcaaccatcaccgaaacccgagaggcggagcgccgctgacacgcagccatcaccaaaacctgagaggcggagggccgctgacgcgcagccatcaccgaaacccgagaggcggagcgccgctgacgcgcagccatcaccgaaacccgagaggcggagcgccgctgacgcggaaccatcatcacccgaacccaagaggcggagggtcgctgacgAACCGCCATGCAAACCCCCAcgcaaacccaagaggcggagggccgctgacagGGAACGGCCACGCAAACCCCCACgcaaacccaagaggtggagcgccgctgaggcgcagccgtcgccgaaacctgagaggcggagcgccaCTGACACGGAACCTCCACGCaagcccaagaggcggagggccgctgaccggaaaccatcatcacccgaacccaagaggcggagggtcgctgacgtggaaccgCCACACAAACCCAAGAGGCGCAGGGTCGCTGACGTGAGACGGCCACGCAAACCCCCACgcaaacccaagaggtggagcgcCGCtaaggcgcagccgtcgccgaaacccgaggggcggagcgccgctgaggcgcagccgtcgccgaaacccgaggggcggagcgccgctgacgcgcagccgtcgccgaaacccgaggggcggagcgccgctgacgcgcagccgtcgccgaaacccgaggggcggagcgccgctgaggcgcagccgtcgccgaaacccgaggggcggagcgccgctgacgcgcagccgtcgccgaaacccgaggggcggagcgccgctgacgcgcagccgtcgccgaaacccgaggggcggagcgccgctgacgcgcagccgtcgccgaaacccgaggggcggagcgccgctgacgcgcaggcgtcgccgaaacccgagaggcggagcgccgctgacctggaatcaccaccgcaacccgagaggcggagcaccGCTGACGCGCAAGCATCACCGAaatccgagaggcggagcgccgctgaggcgcagccgtcgccgaaacccgagaggcggagcgccgctgacacgcagccatcactgaaacctgagaggcggagcgtcgctgacacgcagccatcaccgaaacccgagaggcggagcgtcgctgacacgcagccatcaccgaaacctgagaggcggagcgtcgctgacacgcagccatcaccgaaacccgagaggcggagcgtcgctgacctggaatcaccaccgaaacccgagaggcggagcgccgctgaggcgcagccgtcgccgaaacccgagaggcggagcgccgctgacacgcagccatcaccgaaacctgagaggcggagcgtcgctgacacgcagccatcaccgaaacctgagaggcggagcgtcgctgacctggaatcaccaccgaaacccgagaggcggagcgccgctgacctggaatcaccaccgaaacccgagaggcggagcgccgctgaggcgcagccgtcgccgaaacccgagaggcggagcgccgctgacacgcAGTCATCatcgaaacccgagaggcggagcgtcgctgacacgcagccatcaccgaaacccgagaggcggagcgccgctgacacgcagccatcaccgaaacctgagaggcggagcgtcgctgacacgcagccatcaccgaaacctgagaggcggagcgtcgctgacctggaatcaccaccgaaacccgagaggcggagcgccgctgacctggaatcaccaccgaaacccgagaggcggagcgccgctgaggcgcagccgtcgccgaaacccgagaggcggagcgccgctgacacgcAGTCATCatcgaaacccgagaggcggagcgtcgctgacacgcagccatcaccgaaacccgagaggcggagcgccgctgacacgcagccatcaccgaaacctgagaggcggagcgtcgctgacacgcagccatcaccgaaacctgagaggcggagcgtcgctgacacgcagccatcactgaaacccgagaggcggagcgtcgctgacctggaatcaccaccgaaacccgagaggcggagcgccgctgaggcgcagccgtcgccgaaacccgagaggcggagcgccgctgacacgcagccatcaccgaaacctgagaggcggagcgtcgctgacacgcagccatcaccgaaacctgagaggcggagcgtcgctgacctggaatcaccaccgaaacccgagaggcggagcgccgctgaggcgcagctgtcgccgaaacccgagaggcggagcgccgctgactcgcagccgtcgccgaaacccaagaggcggagcgccgctgacacgcagccatcatcgaaacccgagaggcggagcgccgctgacgcgcagctgtcgccgaaacccgagaggcagagcgccGCTgatgcgcagccgtcgccgaaacccgagaggcggagcgccgctgctgacacgcagccgtcgccgaaacccgagaggcggagcgccgctgacgcgcagccgtcgccgaaacccgagaggcggagtgcCGCTGAACTGGAATCACCACcggaacccgagaggcggagcgccgctgacgcgcagccgtcgccgaaacccgagaggcggagcgccgctgacgcgcagccgtcgccgaaacccgagaggcggagcgccgctgatgcgcagccgtcgccgaaacccgagaggcggagcgccgctgacgcggaACCGCCTCGCAAACGCAAGAGGCGGAGGGCAGCGGACATTGAActatcatcacccgaacccaagaggcggaggatCGGTGACGTGGAACGGCCACGCAAACccaagaggccgagggccgccgacgtggaaccatcattacccgaacccaagaggcggagggtcggTGACGTGGAACTGCCACGCAAACGCAAGAGGCCGCAGGCCGCCGACGTGGAACCATCAttacccgaacccaagaggcggaggttgaattAG